The Oreochromis niloticus isolate F11D_XX linkage group LG2, O_niloticus_UMD_NMBU, whole genome shotgun sequence genome includes a region encoding these proteins:
- the and4 gene encoding actinodin4 → MQRCVFNPLSLVQTSEDCLLSQRFKMISAGALFCLVFLPGLLEAKSLLNVIKQEQMVPVGDVSIDAEKANDFLTHSRPKRNADPRWYRGNPDFQAYYKYYSSIGHTEGLYEIDKLRMLYQQMRYLEHTYGPDASYFQSKLGVPMIMCDPATDKKCKVVAPPPPPPPPPLLMKGVPRPTEPPALPIAPAISQADVLYLCNQKDPLCKPHIVYMPTGAVPVLCDPRYHPHCTPQKVAPAPVAVPQPPPPPPKKSGPPPPPPVFVKKSPPAHIRTFKGMEYDCDPYWDPDCLIENPPRPIKGKVVVPPPPPPPVVEEEEEEHVEEPAPPAPIEKKVTYYPHPYYYQHPLPYDPRDDLYDPARFQYPRPADAADEPAEESQ, encoded by the exons ATGCAGAGATGTGTATTTAACCCGCTCAGCCTTGTTCAGACCAGTGAAGACTGCCTCCTGAGTCAG AGGTTCAAGATGATTTCGGCGGGGGCACTCTTCTGTCTTGTGTTTCTCCCAG GCCTGCTGGAGGCCAAATCTTTGCTGAATGTCATAAAGCAGGAAC AGATGGTCCCTGTAGGTGATGTTAGCAttgatgcagagaaagcaaATGATTTTCTGACTCACTCCAGACCAAAGCGCAATGCGGACCCCCGGTGGTACAGAGGAAACCCAGACTTCCAGGcttactacaaatactacagcAGCATCGGACACACTGAGGGG CTCTATGAGATCGACAAGCTGCGGATGCTCTACCAGCAGATGAGGTACCTGGAGCACACCTACGGCCCTGATGCTTCCTATTTCCAGAGCAAACTGGGAGTGCCTATGATCATGTGTGACCCAGCCACAGACAAGAAGTGCAAAGTTGTcgcgcctcctcctcctcctcctcctcctccactgcTGATGAAAGGGGTCCCAAGACCCACGGAGCCTCCAGCTCTTCCTATTGCTCCAGCCATTTCACAGGCTGATGTGCTCTACCTGTGTAACCAAAAGGACCCCCTCTGCAAGCCTCACATTGTCTACATGCCCACAGGTGCAGTACCTGTGCTCTGTGACCCTCGGTACCACCCCCACTGCACTCCCCAGAAGGTTGCACCAGCTCCCGTGGCAGTGCCtcaaccacctcctcctcctcctaagaaatctggcccacctccacctcccccAGTCTTTGTCAAGAAGTCTCCCCCAGCTCACATCCGCACCTTTAAGGGCATGGAGTACGATTGTGACCCCTACTGGGATCCCGACTGCCTGATTGAAAACCCACCCAGGCCCATCAAAGGAAAGGTTGTGGTCCcgccacccccaccccctccagtggtggaggaagaagaggaggaacaTGTGGAGGAGCCAGCACCTCCTGCACCCATTGAGAAGAAAGTAACCTACTACCCTCACCCTTACTACTACCAGCACCCTCTACCCTACGACCCCAGGGATGATCTGTACGATCCAGCCCGCTTCCAGTACCCACGgcctgctgatgctgctgacgAGCCTGCAGAGGAGAGCCAGTGA